CGAGACGATGTTTCGGAGTCGAATTGAAGGCTTAAACTCGGCGACGACACTTTCCGAGCAGTGGGAAGCTGAATACGAGGTTGATGTCACGGGCTATGATCAGGACTTCATCTGGATGGCGGCAGAAGTACTCTGGGAGCGCTGGGCACCCGACACCCCGAACAAAGAACGGATCTACGACTTCGTTCAGGAGGGACGCGATCTCCGCGAGAAAGGAAATCGCGCTGAGGCTTGCGATCGGTGGCTAACTGCCTGGGAGTACATCGTCGCCGTAACACCCGACGAAATCACGACTATCGAGGAAGCAGACCGAAAATTGCCGTCGTTTCTCTCGCTTGAGGCCTTCATTCGATCAGCGGACAACGACCTTGCCACTGTAGCGGAGGACGAGCCGACGTACCACGAGCACCGACTCGAGTTCTGTCAGGAGGTCTGCGAGCAGTTCCCGGATGCATCTGACGAGTTCTTACTCGACTTTCGTCACTTCGTCGCTGACTCGCTTGTGGAATTGGACAGAACCGCCGACAGCAGGGCGGAATTCGAGTCACTCATCGAGGAGTATCCCGAGGATCCTTGGGCATACAAGAAACTCGCAGATAGCTACTGGCTCGAGGACCCAGACGAACTAACGAGAGAGGAGATGGAACGCACTGCAGAACTGTACCGAGCGGCACTGGATGTCGACGGCCCCCTCGAGGGAGCGTCGATTGTAACCGAGCGCTGTGAGGAAGTAGAAAGCCGACTAGCTGATACAGAGACGTCCAACCCAGAGTGAGCGCTTGAGCACGAGAACTTACTTAGTCCATGACGCACTATCTGCTTGTAGAGGAGCACACTCCCGTACACCATGGAATTCGAAGAACAACTTCGGTCGCTG
This Natrinema sp. HArc-T2 DNA region includes the following protein-coding sequences:
- a CDS encoding tetratricopeptide repeat protein; translated protein: MVECRYCEQTFEEESAIREHLYEDHERKELSRIDRKRVEQYVDEHGLGESGNEEAQEASQPAHREQRTADTSNGTHPADAWELSDVEALSTDEIVEKLADHGIETSETMFRSRIEGLNSATTLSEQWEAEYEVDVTGYDQDFIWMAAEVLWERWAPDTPNKERIYDFVQEGRDLREKGNRAEACDRWLTAWEYIVAVTPDEITTIEEADRKLPSFLSLEAFIRSADNDLATVAEDEPTYHEHRLEFCQEVCEQFPDASDEFLLDFRHFVADSLVELDRTADSRAEFESLIEEYPEDPWAYKKLADSYWLEDPDELTREEMERTAELYRAALDVDGPLEGASIVTERCEEVESRLADTETSNPE